From one Marmota flaviventris isolate mMarFla1 chromosome 1, mMarFla1.hap1, whole genome shotgun sequence genomic stretch:
- the Tspan16 gene encoding tetraspanin-16 isoform X1 yields MAEIHTPYSSLKKTLSLLNGFVTVSGIILIGLGLNVKYGEATLTRVLGLSSAYLFHFGYLCLVIGCIAVLLGLAGWYGSTKESRSTLFFCFLLMIIILILEITAAAVVLALFRMVREVALEHTFMTLRKNYRGYNEPDDYSEQWNLVMEKLKCCGVNNYTDFSGSSFEMTTGHTYPRGCCISIGAAACDGHTVSKDVIHQKGCFHKLLKITQTQSFTLSGFSLGAAVIQLPGILATLLLFIKLG; encoded by the exons ATGGCTGAAATACACACTCCATATTCTTCCTTGAAGAAAACGTTATCTTTACTGAATGGCTTCGTGACT GTGTCTGGCATAATCCTCATTGGCCTGGGCCTCAATGTCAAGTATGGAGAGGCCACCCTGACGAGGGTCCTTGGATTGTCTTCTGCATACCTCTTTCACTTTGGTTACCTGTGCCTGGTCATAGGCTGCATCGCGGTACTGCTTGGCCTCGCGGGGTGGTATGGATCTACGAAAGAAAGCAGAAGCACTCTCTTTTTT TGTTTCCTGCTCATGATTATCATTCTCATCCTGGAAATCACGGCGGCTGCTGTGGTCCTCGCTCTCTTCCGCATG GTTCGAGAAGTGGCCTTGGAGCACACCTTCATGACTCTGAGGAAGAATTACAGAGGTTACAACGAGCCAGATGACTATTCTGAACAGTGGAACTTGGTCATGGAGAAG TTAAAGTGCTGTGGGGTGAATAACTACACGGATTTTTCTGGCTCTTCCTTTGAAATGACAACTGGTCACACCTACCCCAGGGGCTGCTGCATATCCATAGGAGCTGCAGCCTGTGACGGGCATACAGTGTCCAAAGATGTCATCCACCAGAAG GGCTGTTTCCACAAGCTCCTGAAGATAACCCAGACCCAGAGCTTTACCCTGAGTGGGTTCTCCCTGGGGGCAGCAGTGATACAG TTGCCGGGAATCCTTGCCACCCTGCTGCTCTTCATCAAGCTGGGCTGA
- the Tspan16 gene encoding tetraspanin-16 isoform X2 produces MAEIHTPYSSLKKTLSLLNGFVTVSGIILIGLGLNVKYGEATLTRVLGLSSAYLFHFGYLCLVIGCIAVLLGLAGWYGSTKESRSTLFFVREVALEHTFMTLRKNYRGYNEPDDYSEQWNLVMEKLKCCGVNNYTDFSGSSFEMTTGHTYPRGCCISIGAAACDGHTVSKDVIHQKGCFHKLLKITQTQSFTLSGFSLGAAVIQLPGILATLLLFIKLG; encoded by the exons ATGGCTGAAATACACACTCCATATTCTTCCTTGAAGAAAACGTTATCTTTACTGAATGGCTTCGTGACT GTGTCTGGCATAATCCTCATTGGCCTGGGCCTCAATGTCAAGTATGGAGAGGCCACCCTGACGAGGGTCCTTGGATTGTCTTCTGCATACCTCTTTCACTTTGGTTACCTGTGCCTGGTCATAGGCTGCATCGCGGTACTGCTTGGCCTCGCGGGGTGGTATGGATCTACGAAAGAAAGCAGAAGCACTCTCTTTTTT GTTCGAGAAGTGGCCTTGGAGCACACCTTCATGACTCTGAGGAAGAATTACAGAGGTTACAACGAGCCAGATGACTATTCTGAACAGTGGAACTTGGTCATGGAGAAG TTAAAGTGCTGTGGGGTGAATAACTACACGGATTTTTCTGGCTCTTCCTTTGAAATGACAACTGGTCACACCTACCCCAGGGGCTGCTGCATATCCATAGGAGCTGCAGCCTGTGACGGGCATACAGTGTCCAAAGATGTCATCCACCAGAAG GGCTGTTTCCACAAGCTCCTGAAGATAACCCAGACCCAGAGCTTTACCCTGAGTGGGTTCTCCCTGGGGGCAGCAGTGATACAG TTGCCGGGAATCCTTGCCACCCTGCTGCTCTTCATCAAGCTGGGCTGA